AAGGGAATGAGCCATATTCTAAAGGCTGGGTTTTGTGATCGGAATGTGGGTTTCGATTGCAAGTTGGTACTAGAAATTACTGCGTTAGACAGTACCTGTTTGCTTATTGATTTTTTATCTGAGGCACTATCGACTTCCTATGCCGAAAACGCGATTTTTTGCGAGGTTGAATTTTTAGATTTTACGCCGCATCATACGATAGCTGAAATCCGAGGGAAGAAAATCCAGGGTTTTGATGAGGAAATCAAGGCGGTAACCTACCATGAAGCCGACGTATGCAAAAATAATAGAGATCAGTGGGCAACCTTGGTCATTTTTGATATCTAAGAGACAGATGAAAATCAGCAAAGAAGACATCCATAAAATCGAGGATTACTTGTGGGAGATTCCCAGAACGTTCCGTCCTAAAATGCGGGTGCCCGCCAGGGTATTGGCATCCGAACCCTTGTTAGATGCGATTATGGAAGATCGGTCTTTGGCACAATTGGTTAACGTGGCTTCGTTGCCCGGTATCCAGGG
This sequence is a window from Maribacter aestuarii. Protein-coding genes within it:
- a CDS encoding archease, which encodes MKIEYLPHTADIRMKIEGSHLEELFRAGVKGMSHILKAGFCDRNVGFDCKLVLEITALDSTCLLIDFLSEALSTSYAENAIFCEVEFLDFTPHHTIAEIRGKKIQGFDEEIKAVTYHEADVCKNNRDQWATLVIFDI